The Clarias gariepinus isolate MV-2021 ecotype Netherlands chromosome 7, CGAR_prim_01v2, whole genome shotgun sequence genome includes a window with the following:
- the LOC128528107 gene encoding uncharacterized protein LOC128528107, producing PNNQSPVTSVPNNQSPITSVPNNQSPITSVPNNQSPITSSPITSVPNNQSPITSVPNNQSPITSVPNN from the exons cccaacaatcaatcaccagtcaccagtgttcccaacaaccaatcaccaattaccagtgttcccaacaacCAGTCACCAATTaccagtgttcccaacaacCAGTCACCAAtcaccagt TCACCAAtcaccagtgttcccaacaatcaatcaccaatcaccagtgttcccaacaatcaatcaccaattaccagtgttcccaacaat